In one window of Candidatus Scalindua sp. DNA:
- a CDS encoding L,D-transpeptidase family protein, whose translation MDISHVPVKTIVSVKSFLVTFFLVNLLCFVSHNFSNITVDASGDPEEKGFIYEEDILEIPDEDVKSEAVRKVVKKEIKVHEEMSPSTLDLALGYIKQGKKYEARNMLSDLYFTDAFYTKREEIKKQLDILNEELVFSQVPDPDSFLYTVKPGDSLVKIAAEFNTPHKLIMRINHKGRTLIRVGERLKLLKGEISLLVDKSDFTLTVLLNGHFIKQFPVGIGKYDKTPEEVFYVKDKLMNPVWYSPEGVFPFGHPKNLLGTRWIGFVEKEGLYGYGIHGTAEPDSIGKAMSNGCIRLRNEDVEELFDFVEPKTKVVIQK comes from the coding sequence ATGGATATTTCACATGTACCCGTTAAAACTATTGTTTCTGTGAAATCGTTTCTAGTGACATTTTTCTTGGTGAATCTTTTGTGTTTTGTCAGTCACAATTTTTCCAATATCACAGTTGATGCGTCTGGTGACCCGGAAGAAAAGGGGTTCATTTATGAAGAAGATATACTGGAAATACCGGATGAAGATGTTAAGAGTGAAGCCGTGAGAAAGGTTGTAAAGAAGGAGATCAAGGTTCATGAGGAGATGAGCCCAAGTACGCTTGATCTGGCGTTAGGGTATATTAAACAAGGGAAAAAATACGAAGCAAGAAATATGCTGTCTGACTTGTATTTCACTGATGCCTTTTATACTAAACGAGAAGAAATAAAGAAACAGCTTGATATTTTAAATGAAGAGCTGGTGTTTTCTCAGGTTCCGGATCCTGATTCTTTCCTGTATACGGTTAAGCCAGGTGACAGTCTGGTTAAGATAGCCGCTGAATTTAATACTCCGCATAAGCTGATTATGCGTATTAATCATAAAGGACGTACGTTGATTAGAGTTGGAGAAAGATTAAAGCTTTTAAAAGGTGAGATTTCACTTCTGGTAGACAAAAGTGATTTTACATTAACGGTGTTACTGAATGGTCACTTTATTAAACAATTCCCTGTCGGTATAGGGAAGTATGATAAAACACCTGAAGAGGTTTTCTACGTTAAAGACAAATTAATGAATCCTGTGTGGTATTCTCCTGAAGGAGTATTTCCATTTGGTCATCCGAAAAATCTTCTGGGGACACGTTGGATTGGATTTGTAGAAAAAGAGGGGCTTTATGGTTACGGAATTCATGGAACCGCAGAACCTGACTCAATTGGCAAGGCAATGTCTAACGGATGCATTCGTTTAAGGAATGAGGATGTTGAGGAGCTTTTTGACTTTGTGGAGCCTAAGACAAAGGTTGTCATTCAAAAATAG
- the rplM gene encoding 50S ribosomal protein L13, with translation MLKTYIAKTEKVERDWYLIDAKDKVLGRMACKIAMILQGKTKPVYTPHVDTGDFVIVINAEKIKLTGNKMENKAYYSHSGYAGGFKKHPVKTWLIKHPDMVTKLAVRGMLPKTKLGNVMLKKLKVYAGAEHPHEAQQPKILEF, from the coding sequence ATGCTTAAGACTTATATAGCTAAAACAGAAAAAGTAGAGAGAGATTGGTATCTGATTGATGCCAAAGATAAGGTTTTGGGAAGAATGGCCTGTAAAATCGCTATGATTCTACAGGGCAAAACGAAACCCGTATATACGCCACATGTTGATACGGGTGATTTTGTTATTGTGATTAATGCCGAAAAGATAAAGCTGACAGGCAACAAAATGGAGAATAAGGCTTACTATTCTCATTCAGGTTATGCAGGTGGTTTCAAGAAACATCCTGTAAAAACCTGGTTGATCAAACATCCTGATATGGTTACAAAATTAGCAGTCAGAGGAATGCTGCCAAAGACAAAGCTTGGCAATGTTATGTTAAAAAAATTAAAGGTTTACGCTGGAGCAGAGCATCCTCACGAAGCTCAGCAGCCAAAAATTCTGGAATTTTAA
- the rpsI gene encoding 30S ribosomal protein S9 codes for MIDKAGFYWGTGRRKTSVARVRIREGTGAILINKKGIGDFFPRERDRFVVCLPLKTTKCLEKYDVFVNVRGGGITGQAGAASLGIARALLKSDQTLAESLRGESLLTRDSRMVERKKYGQKGARKSFQWTKR; via the coding sequence ATGATTGATAAAGCAGGTTTTTATTGGGGTACAGGGAGACGTAAGACATCAGTAGCAAGAGTTCGTATCAGGGAAGGCACAGGAGCTATCCTTATAAACAAAAAAGGTATAGGCGATTTCTTTCCCAGGGAGAGAGACAGGTTTGTTGTTTGTTTGCCTTTAAAGACGACGAAATGCCTTGAAAAGTATGACGTATTTGTAAATGTAAGGGGTGGCGGTATTACCGGACAGGCCGGTGCGGCATCTCTGGGTATTGCAAGAGCCCTGCTCAAATCTGATCAGACACTGGCAGAAAGCCTGAGGGGCGAGAGCCTTCTCACCCGTGACAGCAGAATGGTTGAGCGGAAAAAATATGGCCAAAAAGGTGCAAGAAAAAGCTTCCAGTGGACGAAAAGATAA
- a CDS encoding cytochrome c → MVIHYNGFLRKFLRFSFIGIIFLISCSQGKVEQDTDADEWFVKLGFKEVMEGMRKDTRSLSGKIKREEWEDAKSLCNKISSSFNQLDLGSSEIPEGFSEFKEEFNNAMSKLLLVCGEKELTAARAKLDVVKRSCRSCHLIYRKELDVFNKETDHGVAMERFYKDRDKD, encoded by the coding sequence ATGGTAATACATTATAATGGCTTTTTAAGAAAGTTTTTACGGTTTTCGTTTATTGGCATAATCTTTTTAATCTCTTGTAGTCAGGGAAAAGTTGAACAAGATACTGATGCTGATGAATGGTTTGTCAAGCTGGGGTTCAAAGAAGTGATGGAGGGAATGAGGAAGGATACCCGCTCATTATCAGGCAAAATAAAGCGGGAAGAGTGGGAGGATGCAAAAAGCTTATGTAATAAAATAAGCAGCTCTTTCAACCAGTTAGATCTCGGAAGTTCAGAAATTCCAGAGGGATTTTCTGAGTTTAAAGAGGAATTTAATAATGCTATGTCAAAGCTTCTTCTTGTCTGCGGAGAGAAGGAACTCACAGCAGCCAGGGCAAAATTGGATGTGGTCAAACGTTCCTGTCGCTCCTGTCATCTTATATATCGCAAGGAGCTGGATGTCTTTAATAAGGAAACAGACCATGGTGTTGCAATGGAGAGGTTCTATAAGGATCGAGATAAGGATTAA
- a CDS encoding formate--tetrahydrofolate ligase, with amino-acid sequence MALDPTKHADWEIAEDAEARMKRVYQLAEELGLEKDELLPHGHYVAKIDFNKAMKRLGDKPDGKYVDVTAITPTPLGEGKSTTTMGLVQGLGKRNKKVIGAIRQPSGGPTMNIKGSAAGGGLSQCIPLTPFSLGLTGDINAIMNAHNLGMVALTSRLQHEFNYNDDQLSKRNLKRLDIDPNRVESKWIIDFCAQALRDITIGIGGKMDGFMMSSGFAIAVSSEIMAILAVAKDLKDMRDRMGRIVLAYDKSGKPVTTADLEVDGAMTAWMVDAINPNLMQTIEGQPVLVHAGPFANIAIGQSSIVADRIGLKLGDYNVTESGFGADIGFEKFWNLKCRFSGNKPNAAVLVATIRALKCHGGAPIPVPGQPLDPSYKEENVEWTVKGAETNLLHLVNVVKKAGINPVVCINNFYTDTDNEIKAVRKVAEDAGARVALSRHWEKGGEGALELADAVIDACNEETNFKYLYELETPLRERIELIAQEVYGADGVDYTPEALAKAKAMESDPEIAKLGTCMVKTHLSLTDNPQLKGAPKGWRLNIRDILTFKGAGFVVPIAGTIKLMPGTCSDPAFRRVDVDVETGKVKGLF; translated from the coding sequence ATGGCTTTGGATCCTACGAAACATGCAGACTGGGAAATAGCAGAAGACGCAGAGGCTCGCATGAAAAGAGTTTATCAATTAGCCGAAGAGTTAGGCCTGGAAAAGGATGAACTTCTTCCTCATGGGCACTATGTAGCTAAGATTGATTTTAATAAGGCTATGAAACGGCTTGGCGATAAGCCGGATGGAAAATATGTTGATGTGACTGCAATTACACCTACCCCATTGGGAGAGGGGAAATCTACTACAACTATGGGTCTGGTGCAGGGGCTGGGAAAGAGGAACAAGAAGGTTATTGGTGCTATTCGACAGCCATCCGGCGGGCCGACGATGAATATAAAGGGATCTGCTGCAGGTGGAGGGCTTTCACAATGTATCCCATTGACTCCTTTTTCTTTAGGACTTACAGGAGACATTAATGCAATAATGAACGCCCACAACCTTGGCATGGTAGCCCTCACATCAAGATTACAGCATGAATTTAACTACAATGATGATCAGCTGTCCAAAAGAAACTTGAAACGTCTTGATATTGATCCAAACAGGGTTGAATCTAAATGGATTATCGATTTCTGTGCACAGGCTCTTCGTGATATTACGATTGGTATTGGTGGAAAGATGGATGGATTCATGATGAGTTCTGGATTCGCCATTGCTGTTTCGTCAGAGATCATGGCTATTCTTGCTGTTGCAAAGGATTTAAAGGATATGCGCGACCGCATGGGGCGGATTGTTTTAGCTTATGACAAGTCCGGGAAACCAGTAACTACTGCTGATTTGGAAGTTGATGGTGCCATGACCGCGTGGATGGTAGATGCCATTAATCCGAACCTTATGCAGACTATTGAGGGGCAGCCGGTTTTAGTACATGCAGGACCTTTTGCTAACATTGCTATTGGTCAATCATCAATTGTTGCGGATAGGATAGGGCTGAAGCTTGGTGATTATAACGTAACCGAATCTGGTTTTGGTGCAGATATAGGATTTGAAAAGTTTTGGAATCTGAAGTGCCGTTTTTCGGGAAATAAACCCAATGCGGCTGTTCTGGTTGCCACAATCAGGGCACTCAAATGCCATGGTGGCGCCCCTATTCCTGTTCCTGGCCAACCTCTCGACCCATCTTATAAAGAAGAAAATGTTGAATGGACCGTAAAAGGGGCAGAAACAAACCTCCTTCACCTTGTTAATGTGGTCAAGAAGGCTGGCATTAATCCGGTGGTTTGCATTAACAATTTCTATACAGATACAGATAATGAAATCAAAGCAGTCCGTAAGGTAGCAGAAGATGCAGGTGCTCGTGTTGCTCTTTCCAGACACTGGGAAAAGGGTGGCGAAGGAGCTCTGGAGTTGGCTGATGCTGTAATTGACGCATGCAACGAAGAAACTAACTTCAAGTACCTTTATGAATTAGAGACCCCGTTAAGGGAACGTATTGAGTTGATTGCTCAGGAGGTTTACGGTGCAGACGGAGTAGATTACACTCCGGAGGCATTAGCAAAGGCCAAAGCGATGGAATCAGATCCAGAAATTGCCAAGTTGGGAACCTGCATGGTAAAAACACATCTTTCTCTTACAGACAACCCTCAGCTTAAGGGCGCTCCGAAAGGGTGGAGATTGAATATCAGGGATATATTGACATTCAAAGGTGCAGGATTTGTCGTGCCAATCGCAGGAACTATCAAACTCATGCCCGGGACGTGTTCAGATCCCGCTTTCCGACGAGTGGATGTGGATGTGGAAACAGGCAAGGTAAAAGGTCTTTTCTAG
- a CDS encoding DUF350 domain-containing protein, whose amino-acid sequence MIFNNLISAFIYLLCCYFLFWLGKLAYNLIHRDINVSDELVTKDNCAFALSLVGYYLGLVFAIGGVIVGESDGLLEDLIDIFIYGPIAIILMNVSTVVNDKLILYGFNNKKEIFKDQNAGTGAVELAVYLATGMIIFGSISGEGGGILTLLAFWVIGQVSLIIIGFAYNFITPYCIHEHIEKDNVAVGISYAGAIVGVANIVSHSISGDFSSWSESLITYAGYFILGIILLPLIRIYTDKILLPGKKLTDEIVNQEKPNLGAAFIDAFSYIGSSFLITWCI is encoded by the coding sequence ATGATTTTTAACAATCTCATTTCAGCTTTTATCTATCTGTTATGCTGCTATTTCCTTTTCTGGCTGGGAAAACTTGCATATAATCTCATACATCGGGACATCAATGTAAGCGATGAGTTGGTGACAAAGGACAATTGTGCATTCGCTCTCTCACTGGTCGGCTACTATCTGGGTTTGGTTTTTGCTATTGGCGGTGTAATCGTGGGAGAATCTGACGGCTTACTGGAAGACCTGATAGATATTTTTATTTATGGCCCTATCGCTATTATCCTCATGAATGTCTCTACAGTTGTCAACGACAAACTGATATTGTATGGTTTTAATAACAAAAAAGAGATCTTCAAGGATCAGAATGCTGGAACTGGTGCTGTTGAATTGGCCGTCTATCTGGCCACTGGAATGATTATCTTTGGTTCTATATCCGGCGAGGGAGGCGGTATTCTGACACTGCTTGCCTTCTGGGTTATTGGACAAGTGTCGCTTATTATCATTGGTTTTGCTTATAATTTCATCACTCCTTATTGTATTCACGAACACATTGAAAAAGACAATGTAGCCGTCGGTATCAGTTACGCCGGCGCTATCGTAGGGGTCGCAAATATCGTGAGTCATTCTATCAGCGGAGACTTTTCCAGCTGGAGTGAAAGTCTTATCACGTATGCCGGGTATTTTATCTTAGGCATCATTTTGCTTCCTCTGATCCGTATATATACGGACAAGATCCTTTTACCAGGCAAAAAATTAACTGATGAGATTGTCAATCAAGAAAAACCAAACCTGGGAGCTGCGTTTATTGACGCATTTTCATATATAGGCTCTTCATTCCTCATAACATGGTGTATCTAA
- a CDS encoding polyamine aminopropyltransferase yields MPNPLFITQSRILKICIFATGCAGIVAEFVLSTLASYLLGNPILQWTIIMSLMLFAMGLGSRVSRYLHSNLLDKFIFLEFALSILCAISVALCYWFSTFSIHTSLLIYSFSILIGILIGAEIPLVTRMNESYEDLKENISSVMENDYYGSLAGGLLFAFFALPYFGLTYTPIALGIINFMVASFLFWRFRRLIYYKRTLQISFWTITSCFLIFLFAVKPIVLFSEQKKYKDKIIYSKQTAYQKIVITQWKDKYWLFINGNEQFSTFDEEKYHEPLIHPAMSLSEQRKNILILGGGEGLAARELLKYTDVESITIVDIDPEMTEIAQNHPVITEINQNSMVDLKVHVTNQDAFKFVENNKEIFDVIIADLPDPNSIHLARLYSKEFYSLCLKSLTRYGVFVTQATSPVHSVNSYLCIISTMKSAGFTVLPYHNNIPTLGEWGWCLGMREETITFDMLKSKVMKIDLENIPTQFLNNEAIISMIHFGKGILNKKEAVKINTILNPVLVQYYKKGAWAVY; encoded by the coding sequence ATGCCCAACCCACTTTTTATAACTCAAAGCAGAATACTCAAGATATGCATCTTCGCCACAGGTTGTGCCGGTATTGTAGCGGAGTTTGTACTCTCAACCCTGGCTAGCTATCTCCTGGGAAACCCTATCCTTCAGTGGACCATCATAATGTCTTTGATGCTGTTTGCAATGGGACTCGGAAGCCGGGTAAGTAGATATTTACACAGCAATCTGCTTGACAAGTTCATTTTCCTGGAATTCGCACTCTCAATCCTCTGTGCTATATCCGTAGCGCTTTGCTATTGGTTTTCAACATTCAGTATACATACAAGCCTGTTGATCTATTCCTTCAGTATATTAATCGGGATACTCATTGGTGCAGAAATACCCTTAGTCACCAGGATGAATGAGTCATATGAGGATTTGAAGGAAAATATCTCATCTGTCATGGAAAACGATTATTATGGCTCTCTGGCGGGAGGACTTTTGTTCGCTTTTTTTGCTCTTCCCTATTTTGGCCTCACGTATACACCAATCGCCCTTGGAATAATAAATTTTATGGTAGCCTCTTTCCTTTTCTGGAGATTCAGACGTTTGATTTATTATAAACGCACCCTTCAGATCTCATTCTGGACAATTACCTCATGTTTCTTAATCTTCCTGTTTGCGGTTAAACCGATTGTTCTATTTAGCGAACAGAAAAAATATAAAGATAAAATTATCTACTCGAAGCAAACCGCATATCAGAAAATTGTAATAACTCAGTGGAAAGATAAATATTGGCTTTTTATTAACGGGAACGAACAATTCTCAACATTTGATGAAGAAAAATATCACGAACCTCTCATCCACCCGGCAATGTCTCTTTCTGAACAGAGAAAAAATATCTTAATTCTTGGCGGCGGTGAAGGCCTGGCAGCAAGGGAACTCCTGAAATATACTGATGTAGAAAGCATTACTATTGTTGACATCGATCCAGAGATGACAGAAATTGCTCAAAATCACCCTGTTATTACTGAGATCAATCAAAACTCAATGGTTGACTTGAAGGTACACGTCACAAATCAGGATGCCTTTAAATTTGTGGAAAACAATAAGGAAATTTTTGATGTCATAATAGCTGACTTGCCTGACCCGAATTCAATCCATCTTGCAAGACTCTATTCAAAGGAATTCTATTCACTCTGTCTGAAGAGTCTGACCAGGTACGGGGTTTTCGTAACACAGGCAACCAGTCCCGTCCATTCGGTAAACTCATACCTGTGCATTATAAGTACGATGAAATCAGCAGGCTTTACCGTCCTGCCCTATCATAACAATATTCCAACTCTTGGAGAATGGGGTTGGTGCCTCGGGATGAGAGAAGAAACAATAACATTTGATATGTTGAAATCAAAAGTAATGAAAATCGATCTGGAAAATATTCCAACACAATTCCTGAACAATGAGGCAATAATTTCAATGATTCATTTTGGCAAAGGGATTTTGAACAAGAAGGAAGCGGTAAAAATCAACACTATCTTAAATCCGGTTTTAGTACAGTACTATAAAAAAGGTGCCTGGGCTGTATATTAA
- a CDS encoding DUF4388 domain-containing protein: protein MRNETNRDYTPPPRTTFEQEVHLADYLSIIWKRKWIAITFFLAVISVVSVKTYYTKPVYQATAQVMIEGFSSPVKGMTQVSDMDTRSDFYFDTQCELLKSRNLARKITEDLQLEEYYEANKEKPNFIVSLMNDFQGFIKKSLSPSSSNTPEVPKRQGSGKDVKDEEILLKRKQVVSWYLSELEIIPIPKTNIVSISFNDHSPEMAARIANSHVKAFVERNNQLKSMASQNTFNWLKNQLRDHKIKLAKSILSISEFEFNEIDFHPVDSDSFFALPEVKDHYVIQDLRRQLVQLRTNKMELNTKYGPKHPKIIEIDSSISQLEKSIVDEAGRLKESMRIELDRAVVDVGTETQILAEKDSQADLYDGKFTNYGMLELEAESDKAIYDILLKQAKEINLTGNMESQNISIVDAAVIPRLPVKPNVIFNISLAVVMGLFFGLGFTFFIEYMDKTIRTPEDIMQHLELPVIGMLPYNRYLNRTESLVLPTNGSQLKLNEQKKDKVRSGRYYNVSSSLICGLPLLESGMSGQILLIESATVGEGKTTVLANSAINLAKGGLRVAMVDADLQRPSLHNKFGLDNGNRNGLLNIMTKILSKNLDHGTLDTCSIDDLFFLISLKKQSGKLVVKDDSQAMTVVFENGRLVHLQSQEVPFANRLGTMLLRGGFIDENQLKDALDRNKRTGLPMGYILINSGYINQSQLQGPLKLQMEEHLQKLFSWKQGEYAFEPGHVETYEDRRIHFQEDYSSIIKRLGRMVGSRLVENEVLSCLKSIEGLSLSLLTSGSDELRNEGPQYFTFLTKVLDILKQRFDIVLIDAPPLLEALGSVRPLLPLVDGVIFVVKSGHASVKMVNQAANFLKESDTRVVGTILNQAKKDSTYYGY, encoded by the coding sequence ATGAGAAATGAAACGAATCGAGACTATACCCCGCCACCGAGAACAACATTTGAACAGGAAGTACATCTTGCGGACTATCTTTCTATCATCTGGAAACGTAAATGGATTGCCATCACCTTCTTCCTGGCGGTAATATCCGTGGTCTCCGTCAAAACCTATTATACAAAACCTGTCTACCAGGCAACCGCTCAGGTGATGATCGAAGGATTTTCTTCGCCTGTTAAAGGCATGACTCAGGTTTCAGATATGGATACCCGGAGTGACTTTTACTTTGATACACAGTGTGAATTACTCAAAAGCAGGAATCTTGCCAGAAAGATTACTGAAGACTTGCAGCTGGAGGAATATTATGAGGCCAATAAGGAAAAACCGAACTTTATTGTCTCACTGATGAATGACTTTCAGGGATTTATCAAAAAATCTTTATCCCCTTCGAGTTCAAATACTCCGGAAGTTCCAAAAAGACAAGGCAGCGGAAAAGATGTAAAAGATGAAGAGATACTCTTAAAGCGGAAACAGGTAGTGAGTTGGTATCTTTCAGAACTCGAAATTATACCTATACCAAAAACCAATATAGTGAGCATAAGCTTTAACGATCACTCTCCAGAAATGGCGGCACGAATTGCTAATTCGCATGTAAAGGCGTTTGTTGAGAGAAACAACCAATTAAAAAGTATGGCATCTCAAAATACCTTTAACTGGCTGAAGAATCAGCTGAGAGATCATAAAATTAAGCTTGCAAAGTCTATCCTTTCAATCAGCGAATTTGAATTTAATGAGATTGATTTCCATCCAGTGGATAGTGACAGTTTTTTCGCGTTGCCGGAAGTGAAAGACCACTATGTCATCCAGGATCTGCGCAGACAATTAGTTCAGCTAAGGACGAATAAAATGGAGCTGAATACCAAGTATGGTCCTAAGCATCCAAAGATCATTGAGATTGATTCAAGCATAAGCCAGCTGGAAAAGAGTATTGTTGATGAAGCGGGTCGGTTAAAAGAGTCGATGAGGATAGAATTAGACCGAGCAGTGGTTGATGTGGGCACTGAAACACAGATTCTGGCGGAGAAGGATTCGCAGGCTGATTTGTATGATGGTAAGTTTACAAATTATGGTATGTTGGAATTGGAGGCGGAAAGTGATAAGGCAATTTATGATATCCTGCTGAAACAAGCCAAAGAAATCAATCTTACTGGCAATATGGAGAGCCAAAACATCAGCATCGTTGATGCTGCGGTTATTCCCCGTCTGCCTGTCAAACCAAATGTTATCTTTAATATTTCACTGGCTGTAGTCATGGGGCTGTTTTTTGGTTTGGGATTTACTTTTTTCATTGAATATATGGACAAAACGATCAGGACTCCAGAGGACATCATGCAGCATCTTGAACTGCCTGTTATAGGCATGTTACCATATAACAGGTATCTGAACAGGACAGAGTCGCTTGTTTTACCGACGAATGGGTCCCAGTTGAAACTTAACGAGCAGAAGAAAGACAAGGTGAGAAGTGGGAGATATTATAATGTTTCAAGTAGTCTGATATGCGGATTGCCTCTCCTGGAATCGGGGATGTCTGGACAAATACTCTTGATCGAAAGTGCAACTGTTGGTGAAGGAAAGACAACAGTACTTGCAAATTCAGCCATAAATCTGGCAAAGGGCGGGCTGCGTGTAGCAATGGTTGATGCAGATCTGCAACGGCCGTCTCTGCATAACAAGTTTGGTTTAGATAATGGGAATCGGAATGGATTGTTGAATATTATGACAAAGATACTGTCAAAGAACCTGGATCATGGGACTTTAGATACGTGCAGTATCGATGATCTGTTCTTTCTTATTTCTTTGAAAAAGCAGAGTGGAAAACTTGTGGTAAAAGATGATTCTCAAGCTATGACTGTTGTCTTTGAAAATGGCCGGCTGGTTCACCTCCAGAGCCAGGAAGTTCCCTTTGCCAATCGGTTGGGAACAATGCTTCTTCGCGGTGGATTTATTGACGAGAATCAATTGAAAGATGCCCTGGATCGAAACAAACGTACCGGTCTGCCTATGGGATATATTCTCATTAACTCAGGCTATATTAATCAAAGTCAATTACAGGGCCCTTTAAAACTTCAAATGGAAGAACACCTTCAAAAGTTGTTCAGCTGGAAACAGGGTGAATATGCTTTCGAACCAGGACATGTGGAGACCTATGAGGACAGAAGAATTCATTTCCAGGAAGATTACTCATCCATTATCAAGCGTTTGGGCCGTATGGTGGGCAGCAGATTGGTTGAAAATGAAGTTCTCTCATGTCTTAAATCCATTGAGGGATTGAGCCTTTCTTTATTAACTTCAGGTAGTGATGAATTGAGAAATGAAGGTCCACAGTATTTTACGTTCCTTACAAAGGTATTGGATATCCTGAAACAACGCTTCGATATCGTACTTATAGATGCACCGCCATTGTTGGAAGCATTAGGCAGTGTGAGGCCATTGCTACCTTTAGTTGATGGCGTAATCTTTGTTGTCAAGTCTGGACATGCTTCTGTCAAAATGGTGAATCAAGCAGCCAATTTCCTGAAAGAGTCTGATACACGTGTCGTAGGCACTATATTGAATCAGGCGAAAAAAGACTCCACCTACTACGGATATTGA
- a CDS encoding polysaccharide export protein: MCYKFLLKILLTSLCLLVFSRISDSDISAETLFDEEYHIGSDDILTIQVWDNDDLNRVVEVSKDGAFTFPLIGKVHSAGLTLFELENHLKKRLSDGYLVKPEVSVGIQQYRNQKVFLLGEIQKPGSYVLKRKTHILELISMAGGFTDLAGRVIKIVRPKQLQNHKGVISPVNLEDNSVITLDLSKYSDDIAYDVFYVTSGDTIYVNKISRIFVNGEIMRPGEFKWETGLTVREAVSRAGGYTENAALKRTKIIRLINGREQEIDTRMEDIVMPDDIIKVPGRYF, encoded by the coding sequence ATGTGTTATAAATTTCTTTTAAAAATACTATTGACAAGTCTTTGCCTCCTCGTTTTTTCTAGAATTTCAGACTCAGATATCTCTGCTGAAACTCTTTTTGATGAAGAATACCATATAGGTTCAGATGACATTCTCACTATACAGGTGTGGGACAATGACGATTTAAACCGTGTTGTTGAGGTATCAAAGGACGGTGCATTTACCTTTCCCCTTATTGGCAAGGTACACTCTGCCGGCCTTACACTCTTTGAGCTTGAAAATCACTTAAAAAAAAGATTAAGTGATGGTTATCTGGTAAAGCCTGAAGTGTCGGTTGGTATTCAGCAGTACAGGAATCAAAAAGTGTTTCTCCTTGGTGAAATACAAAAACCTGGAAGTTATGTTCTGAAAAGAAAAACCCATATACTGGAATTAATCTCGATGGCTGGCGGATTTACTGACCTGGCAGGAAGAGTAATAAAAATAGTAAGACCGAAACAACTTCAAAATCATAAAGGGGTTATTTCACCTGTGAATCTTGAAGACAACAGTGTGATAACATTAGATCTATCGAAATACAGTGACGATATCGCGTATGATGTATTTTATGTTACCAGCGGTGATACTATTTATGTTAACAAAATTTCCAGGATATTTGTTAACGGAGAGATAATGCGGCCTGGTGAATTCAAATGGGAGACAGGCCTGACTGTTCGTGAAGCTGTGTCCCGTGCAGGAGGGTATACTGAAAATGCTGCCTTGAAACGAACAAAGATCATTCGTCTGATAAATGGTCGAGAACAGGAAATTGATACTCGTATGGAAGATATTGTGATGCCTGACGACATTATTAAGGTTCCAGGACGATATTTTTAA